One Kribbella sp. NBC_00662 genomic region harbors:
- the pdxH gene encoding pyridoxamine 5'-phosphate oxidase has protein sequence MDLAEMRRTYGLGELLEDQMASDPIKQFEIWLQQARDAGLAEPNAMVLATADGDGRPSARTVLLKRVDERGLVFYTNQQSRKADDLTDNPHCALVFPWHAMERQVRIEGTVTKLPADEVDEYFASRPRESQLGAWASQQSQPVASREELDLQYASYERQWPEGTEISTPYFWGGYLVAPEAFEFWQGRVGRLHDRLAYRPASSGSWDLVRLQP, from the coding sequence GTGGATCTTGCGGAGATGCGGCGTACGTACGGACTGGGGGAGCTGCTCGAGGATCAGATGGCATCTGACCCGATCAAGCAGTTCGAGATCTGGCTGCAGCAGGCCCGGGACGCGGGCCTGGCGGAGCCCAACGCGATGGTGCTCGCCACGGCCGACGGTGACGGCCGGCCGTCGGCGCGGACCGTCCTGCTCAAGCGAGTCGACGAACGCGGGCTGGTGTTCTACACCAACCAGCAGTCCCGCAAGGCGGACGACCTGACCGACAACCCGCACTGTGCGCTGGTGTTCCCGTGGCACGCGATGGAGCGTCAGGTCCGCATCGAAGGCACGGTGACCAAGCTCCCCGCCGACGAGGTCGACGAGTACTTCGCAAGCCGGCCGCGGGAGTCACAGCTCGGCGCCTGGGCCTCCCAGCAGAGCCAGCCGGTCGCATCCCGCGAGGAGCTCGACCTGCAGTACGCGTCGTACGAGCGCCAGTGGCCCGAGGGCACCGAGATCTCCACGCCGTACTTCTGGGGCGGCTATCTGGTCGCCCCGGAAGCATTCGAGTTCTGGCAGGGCCGCGTCGGCCGGCTGCATGACCGCCTGGCCTACCGTCCCGCCAGCTCGGGTTCCTGGGACTTGGTCCGGCTCCAGCCCTGA
- a CDS encoding citrate synthase 2, producing the protein MSDPRTEVQHGLEGVVAFDTQIAEPDKEGSALRYRGVDIEDLVGRVPFENVWGLLVDGAFTPGLPPAEPFPLPVHTGDVRVDVQSALAMLAPAWGLRPLYDIDDVQAREDLSRAAVMALSYVAQAARGVGHPMVPQREVDKATTITERFMIRWRGEPDPKHVKAVDAYWTSAAEHGMNASTFTARVIASTGADVAAALSGAVGAMSGPLHGGAPARVLTMIEGVERSGDARSYVKGLLDAGERLMGFGHRVYRAEDPRARVLRRTARELDAPRYEVAEALEQAALAELRERRPDRVLETNVEFWAAIVLDFAEVPPPMFTSMFTCARTAGWSAHVLEQKRTGRLIRPSAIYSGPASRPADAIEGWNPDWA; encoded by the coding sequence ATGTCTGATCCGAGGACCGAGGTGCAGCACGGGCTGGAAGGCGTGGTCGCGTTCGACACGCAGATCGCCGAGCCGGACAAGGAAGGTTCGGCGCTCCGCTACCGCGGCGTGGACATCGAGGACCTGGTCGGCCGGGTGCCGTTCGAGAACGTCTGGGGCCTGCTGGTCGACGGTGCTTTCACCCCGGGCCTGCCGCCCGCCGAGCCGTTCCCGCTGCCGGTGCACACCGGCGACGTGCGGGTCGACGTACAGTCCGCGCTGGCGATGCTCGCACCCGCCTGGGGGCTGCGGCCGCTCTACGACATCGACGACGTGCAGGCGCGCGAGGACCTGTCCCGGGCGGCGGTGATGGCGTTGTCGTACGTCGCCCAGGCCGCCCGCGGCGTCGGCCACCCGATGGTGCCGCAACGCGAGGTGGACAAGGCGACGACGATCACCGAGCGGTTCATGATCCGCTGGCGCGGCGAGCCGGACCCCAAGCACGTGAAGGCGGTCGACGCGTACTGGACCTCCGCGGCCGAGCACGGCATGAACGCGTCGACGTTCACCGCTCGGGTGATCGCCTCGACCGGTGCGGACGTCGCCGCGGCGCTGTCCGGTGCTGTGGGCGCGATGTCGGGTCCGCTGCACGGCGGTGCGCCGGCACGGGTGCTGACGATGATCGAGGGCGTGGAGCGGTCGGGTGACGCCCGCTCGTACGTGAAGGGCCTGCTGGACGCGGGCGAGCGACTTATGGGCTTCGGGCACCGGGTGTACCGGGCGGAGGACCCCCGCGCGCGGGTGCTTCGTCGTACGGCGCGCGAGCTCGACGCACCGCGGTACGAGGTGGCCGAGGCGCTGGAGCAGGCCGCGCTGGCCGAGCTGCGCGAGCGGCGTCCGGACCGGGTGCTGGAGACCAACGTGGAGTTCTGGGCGGCGATCGTCCTCGACTTCGCGGAGGTGCCGCCGCCGATGTTCACGTCGATGTTCACCTGCGCGCGGACGGCCGGCTGGAGTGCGCACGTACTGGAGCAGAAACGCACCGGCCGGCTGATCCGGCCGTCGGCGATCTACTCCGGCCCCGCCTCCCGCCCCGCCGACGCCATCGAGGGCTGGAACCCCGACTGGGCTTAA
- a CDS encoding helix-turn-helix domain-containing protein gives MSAPTFWRCEPSWSWTSPVLKDHLLWCVMDGRGELVLDGERQDLHPGVCAVFQPGDAPRATHDPHRRLLVFGMHFQTTGAAPDPRWGEVMDRELLGVLARTSDASYRRQDALGRRQAELCLEQLIALIWDAVHNPGRRVTDAAVDEIARQLRQDPGRDWTVAEMASRASLSRAQFTRRFVAQFGMSPAQYLIQARIDRAHQLLTESGMTVTETAAALGYTDVPYFSRQYKQRTGRTPSQDR, from the coding sequence ATGTCCGCCCCGACCTTCTGGCGGTGTGAGCCGAGCTGGTCCTGGACGTCACCGGTGCTCAAGGACCACCTACTCTGGTGCGTGATGGACGGCCGGGGCGAGCTGGTGCTCGACGGCGAACGCCAGGACCTGCATCCCGGTGTCTGCGCGGTCTTCCAGCCCGGTGATGCACCGCGTGCCACCCACGACCCGCATCGTCGGCTGCTGGTCTTCGGCATGCACTTCCAGACCACCGGAGCAGCGCCCGACCCGCGATGGGGCGAGGTGATGGACCGCGAGCTGCTCGGCGTCCTGGCCCGCACGAGCGACGCGTCGTACCGCAGGCAGGACGCACTCGGCCGGCGCCAGGCGGAACTGTGCCTCGAGCAACTGATCGCGCTGATCTGGGACGCCGTGCACAACCCGGGCCGCCGCGTCACGGACGCAGCGGTCGACGAGATCGCCCGGCAGCTCCGTCAGGACCCCGGCCGAGACTGGACCGTGGCGGAGATGGCGTCGAGAGCTTCCCTGAGTCGGGCGCAGTTCACGAGAAGGTTCGTCGCGCAGTTCGGGATGTCACCGGCGCAGTACCTCATCCAGGCCCGCATCGACCGCGCGCACCAACTGCTGACCGAGAGCGGCATGACCGTCACCGAGACAGCCGCCGCCCTCGGCTACACCGACGTCCCGTACTTCAGCCGCCAGTACAAACAACGCACCGGGCGCACCCCGAGCCAGGACCGTTAA